Below is a genomic region from Deinococcus sp. YIM 77859.
CACCTCGTCCACTGCATCCGACTGAACCTCGACTGCGCGGACGTGTGCGGGACGACGGGCCGCGTGCTGTCGCGGCTCACCCAGCCCGATCAGAACGTGCTGCGCGCCCAGCTTCAGGCGTGCGTGGCGGCCTGCAAAGCCTGTGGGGACGAGTGCGAGCGGCACGCCCGTGACATGAACATGCAGCACTGCGCGGTGTGCGCCCAAAGCTGCCGCCGCTGCGAACAGGCCTGCCAGAACCTGCTGGGGAGCGTGAACGCATGAAAAACGTCCTGCTGACCCTGACGCTGATGGCCCTGCCGGTGAGCGCCGCCCAGGCGGGCGGGAGCGGGCCGATGCCCATGTCCGCCATGCCCATGACGCCGATGTCCATGCAGATGGACATGCACGCCAGGATGCAGCCGGTGATGAACCAGCTCCGCAGCCTTTCGGGCACGGCCTTCGACCGGGCCTTTTTCTCCACCATGATTCCGCACCACCAGAGCGCCATCGAGATGAGCCGCGCCGCCCTGCCGAGACTGCGTGACCCGCTGGTGCGGGCCTGGGCGCAGAGCATCATCGACGACCAGCAGAAAGAGATCATGGAGATGCAGGCCGAGCTGCAACGCCTGGGGGGACCGAACGTCGCCCTGATGAACCTGATGCGGCAGGCCATGTCCGGCATGGTCCCGATGATGACGCAGATGATGTCCCGCATGCAGGATCCCGACCGTATCTTCCTGCAGATGATGATTCCCCACCATGCGGGCGCGAACGAGATGTCCAACCTCGCGCTGGAGCGGTCGAACGATGAACACGTGCTGGGCATGGCGCAGCAGATCATCATGGCCCAGGCCGACGAGATGCACGACTTCCAGGACTGGCTGCGGACCCACCAATAAGCGGCAGCGTCAGCGTGACCGAGGTTCCGGGAAGACGTCCAGCTCATGCTCCGGGTCGTAGACCGCCCGGTTCTCCGGGGCAACGCGCTGCGGGAACACCGCGTCGTTGCGGCCACCCGGGGACCGGGCACTGGGGGAGCGGATGGTGTCGTAACGGGCCGTGTCGAGAACGGCCCGTGCCAGGATCTGGGTGGGGGCCGGCTTCCCCTCGACGCTCAGCGGCCGCCCCTCCAGCAAGAGATCATCGCCTTGCAGCTCCAGGGGGCGTCACCCTGGCGGCCGCTGGAGCCGTTCGGCCAGCGCGCGGTAATACCTGAGCTTCTCCGCGAAAGGCAGGCGTGCCAGGCCGCTCGGTGACGGCAGCACGACGTCGGGAGCGTCCCCCGTCAGCGAGCCGTCCTGCATCCCCCACGGGGCCTGGGATTTCCCGGTCGCGGCGAGGTACACCCCCTTCCCGGTGTAGGCGACGAGGGGAATCCGGTACCTCGCCACGAGACGGCGCAGGTGCGGGACACCCGCGCGGAGTTCCGAACGGCTCAGTTCGGCGGCGCTGACGGTCGGGCGCGCCACCAGGTTGGTGGATCCCAGGCCCCAGCGGTGCAGCAGGTGGTCTTCCTCGGGCCGCAGCGGCCGGGGCGTGAGGCCCGAAGCCGCCAGAACTGGTTGCCGCGCCCGGCGTAGTGGTGCCCCTGCTGCACCGAGCGCGGGCTGGGGTTGAAGCCCACGAACAGCACCTGCACGCCTTCGGCCACCAGATCCTGGAGCACGGGGGCACCCGCTGTGTCCCGTGTCACCCCCGGTCCCGGACAGCCGGGGGAGAAGACTCCGGCGTTTCCCGCTGCGCCTCGGGCCTGGCCGGGCCGCCCGGCGGCGCGCCTGGTCCGGGCTCACCCCTGGGGACGCTGCCGCCGTCCAGCGGAGCAGGCCGGGCCTGTTCGTCCTGCTCTGGGAACGGAGGCGGTTCAACGACCCGGGCGGTCGCTGCCTCCGGCCGCTCCGCCGCGCGCACGTCCTTGGGCCGCACGACTTCCGCCATCACGGCGTAGTGCACCCGCCCGGCTGGAATCAAAAACACGTGTCCACCCCGCAGCGTCACCATCAGGGGGCACCCCTGCGCGAGCTGCTCCCCCACCACCTGCAACGCCGTGGCCGCCTCGTTTTGGGTGTCATACACCCCGTAGACCAGCCGTGTGGCCGCCGGTGGCTCGGTCACGCCGGACATCGCACCGGGCAAGACCGCACGTTGGGCGCCCTGTGTCAGCTCGAGCGCCTCGTCCTGGTGGATCTGCTCACCGGGATTCACCAGCCAGAGCATGATCGTGTACGCCAAGATGCTTCCTCCTTTGCTTCGGCGACTGGCGCGCGGGCCGTGCCTTTCATCCCTCTGCCTTCACCCTACACCTCAGCTCGGCGCGGCCTGCCGGGGGTTCCCCAGCGCCTCCGCCACCTCCCGGGGAAGCGCGCCTTCCCAGTGGGCGGCATACGAGGCCGCATCCCACAGGACATGCGCTGGCGGTGGAGTGGCACTCTCGACCATACCCGGACGGTTGGTGGCCGTAGAGCGGGCTCCGTGCCACTCACTGCGGGGGGTCCTGGTCTGCCTGCACCTCGGGTCCACCCGCCGGGACGTGTGGGGGGAGAGCCTCGAAGGCCTGTTTCAGCTGTTCCCCGCCGGGCACATCCACGTCCTGCACGTTCTTGAAGGGGTGCGCCTTCTTCACGCGGATACCGTGGTCGTACACCAGGTTCCCGCCGTACCAGGCTCCCGCGATCACACAGACGTTCGCGAGGGAGAGCAGGGTGAGGCTGGCTGAGGTAGGCGTCCTCCTGCGCACCTGACCACTGATGAACGTGAGGGTCAGCGCGGTGACATTCAGCGCGGCGTGCAGGTTGGCGACGCGCTTCTCGTGTGTCCCCCGCTGGAGGTGGAGGTAGTCGACAAAACCTGCCGCGCCCGCAAGCAGACCGAATGCGGTCACGCCGACGCGGGCGTAGTTGGCAGCGTCGGCGTAGGAGCGCTGGTCGGTGGTGGTGGCCAGGACGTCCATTATCAGGCTGAACGGCAGGAGCGTGAGGGGCGCCTCGTTCAGGAGGGTGTGCAGCGGGTGCCCTGCGAGGCTGAGCTTTGGCACGTTCATATGACCTCCAAGCTGGAATGTTCAGGCTGGCTTGATCCTTTCAGGTGCCCCCGGACACCTCCTCGGCATGGGGCGGAACTCGTCTCTCTGCCGCTCCGGGTGGCCGACATTCGGCTCCCGCGGGCACGCGCACTTCCCTGAACAGTGGCCATCACCCCCGGCGCTGGGGCGGGTTCAAGCCGCCTTCGAGTGGCGTTCACGGTTCCCCTTTCCCCGCCGCGTTTGAGAGGCGTGAACCAGGGCCCGGCCGAAACCCACGCTCTTTTCGCAGGTCGGCGGGCCACTTCACGGTCCTGACTTCAACAAGCCTCCCACCACCTCCTTCCAGCGCACCCTGGCCAGGGTTCACCGCATGCCGATGGGTTCCGGGGTGCGGGGGCTGGCGTCCTGCACGCTGAGCAGTTCCGTCACGGCGCGTTGCGTCGCCACTGGGACCCCTCTTCCCGCGATCCAGGCGAAGTTGTACACCTGACTGCTGGGGTGCACGCGGGTCGGACGGATCACGTCCAGGTACCCGCGCACGCTGTCCGGCAGGGTGCCGTCGGGATTGGTGAGGATCAAAGGCGCGTGCTTGCCCATGTGTGACAGCACGCCGCTCGTCACGACCTCGCGCCAGTCCGCGGGGTTGGCGACGATCACGTTGTGTCCGGCTTCGGCGATGCCCCATCCCAGTCCACGGGGTTCCTGCCCGAACCACCAGCCGAGTTTGCGGCCACTGTCCTTGTACCCCGCCCAGCGGGCACTCATCTCCTGGGGCGTCGCGCCAGGAATGCGCTGGACGTGTCCGTACTGCGAGAGGTCGTCCATCACGTCCTGGCCCACGACGGTCGGCGGCGCGAAGACGTAGATGTACGGTTCGTTCGGCGCGCGGCGCTTCAGCAGGTCCCGTGTGGCGGGCGGCACACCCGCGGGTGTCACCCAGGCGAAGCCGTCCCCGGCGTGCGCGTTCCAGTTGGCGGCGGGCAGGGCAAACTCCGGGGCCTGCGTGGCGCCCACCAGCACCAGGTCGGCGTGGTTGGACTCCATCACCGCCAGAAATTCGTCAAGCACTTCCGCGAGGTTCACCGCGTCCGCCGCGAAGATGCGCCGGGTCTCGAAACCCATCCCCCGCACCTGCCGCGCGACGTTCTCCCCGATGTTGCCCACCAGGTACACCTGCATGTTGTTGTCCATCGCCACCCCCTGCGGGTCGAGGCGCCGGAGTTCCGCGCGGGTCTCCCGGGGCAGGCCGCTGGCCGTCACGAACAGCATCGGGGCATTGACCGGCATGTGTTGCAATCTCGTGGCGGTGATCGCCGCGAGGGGATCGTCGGCCCGCACCAGCACGACGGCGCCCGGCTTGTCCTCGTCCTGCGTCGCCGCGTACACCGCCTGCGAGTAGGTGGTGGGCGTCGCGTACACACTGTCACCGGAGAGGCGGGCGGTGGTGCCGGTCAGTCGCAGAAGAACGCGGCTGGCGGCGGTCTCGGTCGTGCGGGTGAGGGGCACCAGGCGGCCCTCCTCGCGGGCCCAGGTGGCCAGGAACCACATCCAGGAAAACACCAGCAGCGCCGCAACGAGGCCGCCCAGGAACGTCCAGATCGGCTTCACTTCACATCCCTCCCTGCTTGCGGCCCAGGCGCACCAGCCAGTAATTGGGAATCAGCGCGGTGACAAAGCCCATCACCGCCGCCCACCAGAACACGGTGGGCCACAGCCACAGTTCCGCGGAGGCCATGTCGGGCAGCGCCCAGTTCTGCCACCACCACACCAGCGCGAACATGCCCACCGATGCGGCCACCATGCTGATCGCCACGTTGGGAAAGGCCAGCTTGACCCCCTGCCAGTACGGCTTCCTGTTCATCTCGGCCAGCATCGGCCCCATGAACAGGAAGGTGGACAGCAGGATCGCCAGGCCCACCATCAGGAGCCACATCAGGGCCGCCATCGGGGACCCCAGCCAGAACAGCGGCGTGAATTCCAGCCAGGTGAAGAGCGGCATGCCGTTCAGCATCAGCAGGTCCATCACGGCGATCATCAGCGCCATGCCGACGCTCATGCCCATGATGGTCGCACTCACCGCGCGCGCCCAGGGCGGACGAACGAACACCGGCATCCGTTGGGTCCGGTTCACCATCCGCCCCTGGTAGCTGGCGATGAAGGCGATCAACCCCACCGGGCCGAGCACGAAGATCGCCAGCGGCCAGTACAGCCGGGGATAGAACCCCGCGTCGGGAATCCGGGCGGGGATCGCGAACAGCGCCCAGATCGCGCCCGCAAGAGCCACGAACACCCAGGCCCACCCGAGCACGGCCAGCCCGCTCATGCCCTGCACCTGATTGCGGTACGGATGGGTTTCCAGGGCGAAGTCACTGCGGGCCTGCGGGACGTACCCGACCGAACGGGGCGGCCCGACCACCCGGACGTTCATGAAGGGGCCGTCGCTGGGCCGGTCGAAGAAGTCGGGGCTGAAGTACCAGAAGTACTGGTCGACGACGGGGGGCAGGGCGTCCCGCGCGGTGTAGATCAGCGGGCCGTAGTTCCCCTTGTAGGCCAGGGGCAGCGCGGCGGCGGCGAAGGCCGGGTCCGCCGGATTGGCGAGGACGAAGTTGGCGTAGGCGTCCTTGCGGCCCTTCTCCAGCCCCCAGCCGAACTCGCCGTTGCGGTAGCGCGCCCACAGCACCGCATGCTGGTAGAGGTCTTCGCGGGCCAAGCGCTCCACTCGGAGGCCACCGAGCACGCTGTTCGGGATCAGGCGTTCCGGCGCGGCGACCAGCACCGTCTTGCCGGTCAGGGCTTCCCGCAGCCCGGCGGGCAGGCTGTTCTGATCGGCGTACACGACCGGCACCCGGAAGTGCGCGGCGGCGTAGGCGGCGGGCAGGGCGTAGGCCGGTTCCTGGCGGCTGGCGAGAACCACCACGCGGCTGTTCGGCAACGCGGCCAGGGTGCTGGCGGCCAACGTGTCGGCGGTTGCGGCACCGCCCCCGTACACCAGGGTCTGCCCTCTGGCACTGGCGAGGGGGGCCAGCGCGGCGGCGGCGAGGGGGTCGGCGGGGGTGGCCAGCGCGGCGCCTCCGACCATCTCCGCGACCGAACGCGCGGCAGCCTCCGGCGTGTCCCCCACGATGCGCTGGGCATTCTTGAGCGTGTATCCCACGCGGCTCGCCTGGTCACTGCCCGGTCCGTAGAAGGCGGACAGCACCCAGATGTAGGTCAGGCCCGCGAGCAACACGCCGGTGACGGTGATGATGGTCAGCCACGCCGCCCAGCGCAGGGGGGTCATCTGCCCCGGCGGCGTCATGGGCATGGGCCGGTCGTGGGTCATGCTCACGGGCGACCTCCCCGCCGCCTGCCCTCCGGCACCGGGACCGCGTGGCCGCCCCACTCCAGCGCGAGGTGTTCGAGGGCTTCACCTTCTCCCTGGACCTCGACGAGCGTGGGCTGCACCCGTGGGTCCTCCCACGCTTCACGGGCAGGCGACTGGACCGCCACGACCTGAGCCGGGGCCGGATGTCCCGGCTCTGGCTGGACCATTTCACGGTCTGCCCTCGCCGCGGGGACTGCCCGCAGGGTGGCCAGTCCCCCGGTCAGCGCGCCGACGCTCCCGCCCAGGAACGCGAACAGCACGGTGGGCGCGCCGGTCGGGGCGGCGAAGATCGGACCGAGGCGGGGCAGGGCCAGCATGAAGTTCTCCGCGAGCGCCCCGACCAGACCCAGGACCGTACCGCCGATCAGGGCGGCGACCCACACGGCCCGGTACATTCCTGCCGGGAAGAGATTCACTCGCTCGGGAAGGTCCACCCGGTGCCCCCGTTCCTGCGCCTGCTGCGCGAAGCCCCAGGCCGCTTCGGGTGATGGAAACTCCAGGGTTGCCACCTGCGGTGACTCACGCTGCTGTTTCGGCATGCCAGCTCCTCTCCACCGTGAGGTGTGCTCGGTGGGTGATGTAACCCTCGTAGCGTAGGCACAGCCCTGTTAAGCTCATGTAAAGCTCACATCATCTGTGAAAAAGTCCCAAGCGATTTTTCTCGTTCTGTGAGGAACCTGAGCATGTCAGCGAGATTTCTGGGGGAGATGCAGCAGAGGCGGTAGGGGTGATGTAGGGTCTGTCCGTGCCCCGGCTGCCGCTTCTGGCGCGATGAGGGCGTAGGCCGAGCAGCTTTGTGTCCATCGGGGGTTGACCCTGTTATAGGGGTGCTCGGCACCCTGTCGTCGCCGCCTGGCGACCGGGACTGGAAGCCGGTTCGGCAGCCAGGCGGCGCGACCGGGGTGGGAGGGCAAAGGAGAGCGTCTGGGGGACATGATCCTCGGTGGGTCCCGGCATTGCCCCCAGGACTGGGGGAAGACTGCTCGTGGCACCCTCCCGGTTCCGCAGCCTGCCCCATGGCACGAGAACTTCCCGCCCTCCCCACAGGCCACCGCGCATCCTGGTCGTTCGCTGGCTCGGGGCGGTCACGCGCTGGGCTTGTCCTGCCTACGTTTCCGCAGGTGACGCCGGTTCTTCCCGCAGGGCACCTGGGCCAGGTTCACCCCCGATCCCGCCCCCGTCGTCCACCACGCGGCCAGCAGCCGGGGGAACGGCGTCCTGGCCTTGTTCATCCGTCCCCACATGGAGTTCATTGCGGAGTTCACGAACATCCTGCGCGACCTTGACCAGGTCCTCGGCCAGGTTCTTCTGGAAGGCGTCACGGACCTGACCCCGGAGGGTCACCACTCCGCCCTGCACCCACAAGTCCATGGCCGTGCCGTCCAGTTGCCCCCGCTCGCTGAGCCAGCGCGTGAGCTCCTCCAGAAGGCGGGCGTCTCCCTGAAGGTCCCCGCACGGCGGATTCTCTTCGGACGTGTCGTGCGGATACCCATCAAAACCTGCCTGATCGCTGCGCTGTGCCACGGCTGTCCCTCCTCTGCGCGGTTCGAAGCCTCGTTGGCCGACCCACTGGCCGCAACCCTGTGGTCCTTTTCGGATGGGGCGCTTCGGAGAAGGCGTGGTCCTGCCCAGCCCGGCAGCGGGGCAATCCACGCGCAAAGCTGAAAAGGCTCAACTTTTTTGCTCCCACTTTCCCTGGTCGGGGTTCCGGAATCCTCCGCGACTTCGCTGGCCCTCACGTTCACCGTCCCTCCGGCTGCGCAGGGCCCTCTTCCGAGGAGACGACGACACCCCTTTCTGTCAAGCAGCGGCACACCCGGCAGGCGAGCCTCTTCACGCTTCCTTACAAACCGGGCCAGAAGCGAGAACGTTACAGGGGCTTAACACGCCGGGTCTAGCTTGAGGGCCGGAGGAGGACACACGTGACCCGGAACATGCCAGGTGACCACAGCCACCCCACGCACCAGCACAGCGGGGCCGCACAGGCGGTCGTCGAGGTGGCCTTCGAGAACAGTCACGACGCGTCCGAGTACGCGGACGTGGAAGCGAATCTGCGGCGCGTCCCCGGCGTGACCGGGGTGCACCTCGACCGCACGCGGGGCGTGGCCCACGTCGGGTACGACCCGCGTGTCACCACACTTGCCGACCTGGAGCGGCACCTGCATGCCGCCGGCTACCAGTGCGACTGCACGGCGCGCGCCGCCTCGCAGGTGCAACCCGGTCACCCCCAGGTCGGGCGACACGAGCATGCGCACCTGCCTGGAGAACCGCCCGGTGCCACCGGGAACAGCAGCAGCACCGGCCAGGTGGCAGGTGGCCATTCCACGGCGCACGGGGACCACGCGGCCATGGGCCACATGAGCCCGGGAGCCGCACGGGCCGACGAAGCCCGCGCCGCGCAGGCCGCCGGTCTGAGTGGCCAGCCGGGCGAGATGCACGCCCACATGGACCACGCCGGACACGGCGAGATGGGCCATGACGAGCACGCGGGACACGGCGCGGCGATGGTGAATGACATGCTGCGCCGCTTCGTGGTCAGCCTGATCCTGACGGTCCCGGTCGTGCTGTACTCGCCGCTCGGGGAAACTTTCGGGTTCACCGCCCCGCCGCCCTTCGGGCTGTCGATGGCCTGGCTGGGGTTGATCCTGGCGACCCCCGTGGTGTGGTGGGGGGGCTGGCCCTTCATCTCGGCGGCCTGGCGCGCGCTGAAGCGCGGCGAGGCGAACATGATGACCCTGATCGCCACCGGCATCCTGGTGTCCTGGCTGTTCTCGGTGTACGCCACCCTGTTCCTGGGGGGCCGCGAGGTGTTCTTCGAGGCGGCGGCGATGCTGACCACCCTGTCCCTGCTGGGCCACTGGCTGGAGATGCGCTCGCGCTTCGCCACCGGACGCGCCGTGGAGGCGCTGCTGAAGCTGGCCCCCGCGACCGCCCGCGTCGTGCGGAACGGGCAGGAAGTCGAGGTGCCGCTCGAACAGGTGGTGGTCGGGGACGTCCTGGTGGTGCGGCCCGGCGACCGCATTCCAGTCGATGGCGAGGTGGTGAGCGGCAGCAGCTACGTCGACGAGAGCATGATCACCGGGGAGCCGATTCCGGTGGCGAAGAATCCGGGGGCACGGGTCACGGGCGGGACGGTCAACCAGAACGGGGCCTTCACCTTCCGGGCGACGGCGGTCGGCAGCGACACCGCGCTCTCGCGCATCGTGCAGATGGTGCAGAACGCGCAGGCCAGCAAGGCCCCGGCGCAGCGCCTGGCGGACCTGGCCGGGAAGTACCTGGTGTTCGTGGCGCTGGGCAGCGGGCTGATCGCCTTCCTGGCCTGGTACTTCCTGGGGGGCGAGAGCGTGGTGTTCGCCCTGACGGCAGCGGTGTCCGCCATCGTGATCGCCTGCCCGGATGCCCTCGCGCTGGCGACCCCCACGGCGATCACGGTGGGCGTGGGCAAGGGCGCGCGTGAAGGGGTGCTGTTCAAGAACGCGGCCGCACTGGAGGCCACCGCGGGCGTGAACACCGTCGTGTTCGACAAGACCGGCACCCTCACCGAAGGCAAGCCGGCCCTGACGGACCTGGTGCCCGCGCCCGGCGTGCGTGAGCTGGACTTGCTGCGGCTCGCGGCCGGGGCAGATCAGCCCTCCCAGCATCCGCTGGCGGAAGCGATTGTTACGGGGGCCAGGAACAGGGGACTGGAGGTGCGCCCGCCGGAAGCCTTCGATTCGGTCCCGGGACATGGCGTGGTCGCCACGGTGGGGGGACGCCGGGTCCTGCTCGGCAACCGGAAGTTGATGGCGCGCGAGGGGGTGGACCTGGGGGCACTTCCAGAGGCCGCCGAGCGGCTCTCGGCGGACGGCAAGACGGCCATGTACGTGGCGGCGGACGGACGCGCGCTGGGCGTGATCGCCGTGGCCGACACGGTGCGGGAAACGGCCCGGCAGGCGGTGCAGGCGCTCCATGACCAGGGCGTGCAGACGGTGATGCTGACCGGGGACAACCGCCGCACGGCGGAAGCGGTGGCGCGCGAACTCGGGATGGACACGGTGATCGCCGAGGTGCTGCCGGAGGACAAAGCGGCGAAGATCAAGGCCTTGCAGGCCGAGGGCCGCAACGTGGCGATGGTGGGGGACGGGGTGAACGACGCCCCAGCCCTCGCCCAGGCGGACGTCGGTGTGGCCATCGGCGCCGGGACCGACGTCGCCGTGGAGACCGCCGACGTGATTCTGGTCAAGAACAACCCGGCGGACGTGGCGGGCAGCATCAACCTCGCCCGGCGGGTGCGCGGCAAGATCAAGCAGAACCTCTTCTGGGCGGCCATCTACAATGTCCTGGCGATCCCCTTCGCGGCGGGGGTGCTGTACCCGGCGTACGGCATCCTGCTGCGGCCCGAGTGGGCGGCCCTGCTGATGAGTGCCAGCACCGTCATCGTGACGGTCAATGCCCTGCTGCTGAACCGGGTGCACTTCGAACGGCCCGCCCCGCAGGGCCAGGCCAGCGTCGCCCCCGTTTGAAGCCGCAGGGGACCCGGGCGGATGCCCGCTGTGGTTGGCTCGAAGCCGCCGGCGGCGGGGGCACGGCCACGTGGCGCAGCCGAGGGTGCACAATAAGGCCCCCGTGCCCTCCCTGTTTGTCTTTGCCGTGATCGCCCCGGAAGGTGCCCTCCATGCCCACTTCGAGCTGGAGCCCGGCCGCTGCTACGGTCCCGGTGACGTCCAGGTGGAACGAGGTGCAGGGGGCGGACCGGCCCCTCACCGCTTGACCGTGA
It encodes:
- a CDS encoding RES domain-containing protein, with the translated sequence MLEGRPLSVEGKPAPTQILARAVLDTARYDTIRSPSARSPGGRNDAVFPQRVAPENRAVYDPEHELDVFPEPRSR
- a CDS encoding four-helix bundle copper-binding protein — translated: MTQDVQAMLQTHPQPQTLFDQGALAECIAACFDCAQTCTSCADACLGEQGHLTHLVHCIRLNLDCADVCGTTGRVLSRLTQPDQNVLRAQLQACVAACKACGDECERHARDMNMQHCAVCAQSCRRCEQACQNLLGSVNA
- a CDS encoding mismatch-specific DNA-glycosylase, whose product is MRPEEDHLLHRWGLGSTNLVARPTVSAAELSRSELRAGVPHLRRLVARYRIPLVAYTGKGVYLAATGKSQAPWGMQDGSLTGDAPDVVLPSPSGLARLPFAEKLRYYRALAERLQRPPG
- a CDS encoding DUF4396 domain-containing protein codes for the protein MTHDRPMPMTPPGQMTPLRWAAWLTIITVTGVLLAGLTYIWVLSAFYGPGSDQASRVGYTLKNAQRIVGDTPEAAARSVAEMVGGAALATPADPLAAAALAPLASARGQTLVYGGGAATADTLAASTLAALPNSRVVVLASRQEPAYALPAAYAAAHFRVPVVYADQNSLPAGLREALTGKTVLVAAPERLIPNSVLGGLRVERLAREDLYQHAVLWARYRNGEFGWGLEKGRKDAYANFVLANPADPAFAAAALPLAYKGNYGPLIYTARDALPPVVDQYFWYFSPDFFDRPSDGPFMNVRVVGPPRSVGYVPQARSDFALETHPYRNQVQGMSGLAVLGWAWVFVALAGAIWALFAIPARIPDAGFYPRLYWPLAIFVLGPVGLIAFIASYQGRMVNRTQRMPVFVRPPWARAVSATIMGMSVGMALMIAVMDLLMLNGMPLFTWLEFTPLFWLGSPMAALMWLLMVGLAILLSTFLFMGPMLAEMNRKPYWQGVKLAFPNVAISMVAASVGMFALVWWWQNWALPDMASAELWLWPTVFWWAAVMGFVTALIPNYWLVRLGRKQGGM
- a CDS encoding BON domain-containing protein; translated protein: MAQRSDQAGFDGYPHDTSEENPPCGDLQGDARLLEELTRWLSERGQLDGTAMDLWVQGGVVTLRGQVRDAFQKNLAEDLVKVAQDVRELRNELHVGTDEQGQDAVPPAAGRVVDDGGGIGGEPGPGALREEPASPAET
- a CDS encoding DUF305 domain-containing protein, with product MKNVLLTLTLMALPVSAAQAGGSGPMPMSAMPMTPMSMQMDMHARMQPVMNQLRSLSGTAFDRAFFSTMIPHHQSAIEMSRAALPRLRDPLVRAWAQSIIDDQQKEIMEMQAELQRLGGPNVALMNLMRQAMSGMVPMMTQMMSRMQDPDRIFLQMMIPHHAGANEMSNLALERSNDEHVLGMAQQIIMAQADEMHDFQDWLRTHQ
- a CDS encoding heavy metal translocating P-type ATPase, which translates into the protein MTRNMPGDHSHPTHQHSGAAQAVVEVAFENSHDASEYADVEANLRRVPGVTGVHLDRTRGVAHVGYDPRVTTLADLERHLHAAGYQCDCTARAASQVQPGHPQVGRHEHAHLPGEPPGATGNSSSTGQVAGGHSTAHGDHAAMGHMSPGAARADEARAAQAAGLSGQPGEMHAHMDHAGHGEMGHDEHAGHGAAMVNDMLRRFVVSLILTVPVVLYSPLGETFGFTAPPPFGLSMAWLGLILATPVVWWGGWPFISAAWRALKRGEANMMTLIATGILVSWLFSVYATLFLGGREVFFEAAAMLTTLSLLGHWLEMRSRFATGRAVEALLKLAPATARVVRNGQEVEVPLEQVVVGDVLVVRPGDRIPVDGEVVSGSSYVDESMITGEPIPVAKNPGARVTGGTVNQNGAFTFRATAVGSDTALSRIVQMVQNAQASKAPAQRLADLAGKYLVFVALGSGLIAFLAWYFLGGESVVFALTAAVSAIVIACPDALALATPTAITVGVGKGAREGVLFKNAAALEATAGVNTVVFDKTGTLTEGKPALTDLVPAPGVRELDLLRLAAGADQPSQHPLAEAIVTGARNRGLEVRPPEAFDSVPGHGVVATVGGRRVLLGNRKLMAREGVDLGALPEAAERLSADGKTAMYVAADGRALGVIAVADTVRETARQAVQALHDQGVQTVMLTGDNRRTAEAVARELGMDTVIAEVLPEDKAAKIKALQAEGRNVAMVGDGVNDAPALAQADVGVAIGAGTDVAVETADVILVKNNPADVAGSINLARRVRGKIKQNLFWAAIYNVLAIPFAAGVLYPAYGILLRPEWAALLMSASTVIVTVNALLLNRVHFERPAPQGQASVAPV
- a CDS encoding DUF2231 domain-containing protein; the encoded protein is MNVPKLSLAGHPLHTLLNEAPLTLLPFSLIMDVLATTTDQRSYADAANYARVGVTAFGLLAGAAGFVDYLHLQRGTHEKRVANLHAALNVTALTLTFISGQVRRRTPTSASLTLLSLANVCVIAGAWYGGNLVYDHGIRVKKAHPFKNVQDVDVPGGEQLKQAFEALPPHVPAGGPEVQADQDPPQ